The following proteins are encoded in a genomic region of Brachypodium distachyon strain Bd21 chromosome 1, Brachypodium_distachyon_v3.0, whole genome shotgun sequence:
- the LOC104581337 gene encoding putative receptor-like protein kinase At4g00960: MPRRVAGQRRLMGTTSSSPAPAAAAAGGEAGAGHGSSQDAMKIMVSVLVVVIVCTLFYCIYCWRWRKRNAVRRSLLQSLRPRSSSDLPLVDLASIHAATNNFAKANKLGEGGFGPVYRGVLSGGSEIAVKRLSARSRQGAAEFRNEVELIAKLQHRNLVRLLGWCAERDEKLLVYEYLPNRSLDAFLFDASKSAQLDWKTRHNIVLGIARGLLYLHEDSLLKVVHRDLKASNVLLDNKMNPKISDFGMAKIFEDECNEVNTGRVVGTYGYMAPEFVMEGVFSVKSDVFSFGVLLLEILGGKRNGALYLEEHQQTLIQDAWRLWTEDEATEFMDAALGRSYSTEEAWRCFHVGLLCVQDDPDLRPTMSNVLLMLISDHMNLPTPAKPPSFTRLRTFAAALPLFTTKTESTMSPQSINDVSITVVEPR; encoded by the exons ATGCCGCGCCGCGTTGCCGGCCAGCGCCGGCTGATGGGCACGACGTCGTCatccccggcgccggcagcagcagcagcaggcggcgagGCAGGCGCGGGGCACGGCTCGAGCCAGGACGCGATGAAGATAATGGTGTCCGTGCTGGTGGTGGTCATCGTCTGCACGCTCTTCTACTGCATCTACTGCTGGCGCTGGCGGAAGCGCAACG CCGTGCGGAGATCGCTGCTCCAGAGCCTGAGACCGAGGTCGAGCTCGGACCTGCCGCTGGTGGACCTGGCCTCCATCCACGCCGCCACCAACAACTTCGCCAAGGCCAACAAGCTCGGCGAGGGCGGCTTCGGCCCGGTCTACAGA GGCGTGCTGAGTGGTGGCTCGGAGATCGCGGTGAAGCGTCTGTCGGCGCGGTCGCGGCAGGGCGCGGCGGAGTTCCGGAACGAGGTGGAGCTCATCGCCAAGCTGCAGCACCGCAACCTGGTGCGCCTGCTGGGATGGTGCGCCGAGCGCGACGAGAAGCTGCTCGTCTACGAGTACCTCCCCAACCGCAGCCTCGACGCCTTCCTCTTCG ACGCCAGCAAGAGCGCGCAGCTGGACTGGAAAACCCGGCACAACATCGTCCTCGGCATTGCCCGTGGGCTGCTCTACCTCCACGAGGACTCGTTGCTCAAGGTGGTCCACAGGGACCTCAAGGCTAGCAATGTGCTCCTCGACAACAAGATGAACCCAAAGATTTCCGACTTCGGCATGGCTAAAATCTTCGAGGACGAGTGCAATGAGGTCAACACGGGCCGTGTCGTCGGAACCTA TGGGTACATGGCGCCGGAGTTTGTGATGGAGGGCGTCTTCTCAGTGAAGTCGGACGTGTTCAGCTTCGGCGTCCTTCTGCTAGAGATCCTTGGTGGGAAGCGGAACGGCGCCTTGTACCTTGAGGAGCACCAGCAGACCCTCATCCAAGAT GCATGGAGGCTGTGGACTGAAGACGAGGCCACGGAATTCATGGACGCGGCGCTGGGGCGATCCTACTCGACTGAGGAGGCATGGAGGTGCTTCCACGTGGGCCTCCTCTGCGTGCAGGACGACCCGGACCTCCGGCCGACCATGTCCAACGTCCTGCTCATGCTCATCAGCGACCACATGAACCTTCCCACGCCCGCTAAGCCACCGTCCTTCACGCGGCTAAGGACCTTCGCCGCAGCATTGCCTCTCTTCACCACCAAGACGGAATCGACTATGTCGCCGCAGTCCATCAATGACGTCTCCATCACCGTCGTTGAGCCGCGATGA